CTGAAATCACGCCCACTTTCTTGTTGTCTTGCTCGATAACTTCAGACTTCACTGCACGGTCTTCGAGGCGGATTTTATCTCTCACCAAAGTGACGGTGTAACTCTTTGCATTGGTACTATCAGGCAGAATTTCCAGCAGAACTTTACTGCCTTTTGGACCTTTAATAAGTTGAACAACATCATCTAAGCGCCAGCCGATGACATCGATAACTTTCTCTTTATCCTGCCCTACACCGATAATGCGATCCCCTGGGGAAAGTTTTTTCGATTTGGACGCAGGACCGCCGGCAACAAGCGAGCGAATAACGGTGAAATCATCTTCCACCTGAAGCACTGCTCCGATCCCTTCGAGAGAAAGATTCATCTCAGACTGGAATTGTTCAGCATTACGCGGTGAAAGATAACTGGTATGAGGATCAACCTCACGCGCAAATGCATTCAGGTAAATCTGGAATACATCTTCGCTCTTGGTTTGAGTCAGTCGCTTAAGCGCGTTGTTGTATCGTTTCGACAGCGTTTCCTGAATTTCCGGCCAGGTTTTACCTGCCAGCTTCAGATTTAGCGCGTCGTTTTTCACTCGCTGACGCCAAAGCTCATTGAGCTCCGCTTCGTTTTTCGCCCATGGCTGCTCGCTGCGATCAATCACCATGTCTTCATCTACTTCAAAGGTAATTTCCTTATCAAGCAGTTCAAGAGCATATTGGTAACGGTTGTAGCGGCTGCGTAGCGAGGTATTAAAGATGTCATAAGCTGCTGATGTATCACCGGAGCGAAGCTGCTCGTCTAGTGTCAGTCGCCATTTTGACAGCGCATCAACTTCCTGCTGGGTCAGGAAAAGTCGGTTAAAATCGAGGGTTTCCAGATAACGGTCAAAGACGTTAGCAGAGAATTCGTCATCAAGCTGAAATTGCTTGTAGTGAGACTTTTCAAAGCGGCGAGTGATGCGTTTGCTAGCAGTTTCATGCTGAGGTTCAGATACCAAAGTAGGAAGGTCAGCAGCATCGTAATTAGCCTCTAGGGCTTGGGCGGATGCCGCCAGCAAGAAGCTGGCAGCAATCGCGGAAAAGCGGAATCGACAGATCATGCGTCGAGGGATCTCCTTTACGAACTGAGGTGCTCCGCTTTTACCAGCATGGTCAGGCCATTACTTAAACGAACGCGAACCTCGTCCTTGTTGAGTTCTACGATGGTGGCAGGCATGTTGCCATTGCCCATATTAACGTTGACGTCTTTACCTACGACAATGTCTTCAGCCTTGAGTTCGCGACGCGGTTCAACAGGCTTCTTATCTAGCTTAGTATTTTTTGACTTAGCTGGTCGAGGTTTTGATGGGTTAGCTGTTGATTTATTTGATTTTGGCGCTCTTTTCGCTTTTGCGTCAGATTTTTTATCGCCATTTTTTGCAGCTTGCTCTTTACGACGCTCAGCAGCACGCGCTTTGCTCTCTGCAAGTGCGGTCTGTGCGTGGTCGATGTGCTCTTGCTCAAGCTCGCCACAATCGTTGCCATCCAAGTCAACGCGAATAGCACCAGCCTTCACGCCGTATAGGTAACGCCAGGAAGAGGTATATTGACGCAGTGCGGCACGGAGTTGAGTCTTACTTACTTTCGGGTCATCAGCAAGACGCTCTGCCAAGTCTTGGAAAATGCCGATTTTCAGAGGACGAGCTTCACCTTCAAGAGTAAAGCATTGCGGGAAACGTTCAGCGATATAGGCAATGACTTGTTTGCTGTTGGCCAGTTTTTCAGTGTTTTCCATTTTTCTTCCTGTCTCTTTGCTCAAACAAAGGCAATAGAGAGTGTGTACGAGTTAACAAATTAAGTGCTGCGTATTATAGAGACCTGTGATTGAAAAACCACAGAGAAGCTTAAATTTAGAGGTGTTTTTGCAATTCATTGACCAATAAAGTGAGTCCGGTTTCATCCTCTTGATCAAATCTTGCTTTTTTTGGTGAATCTATGTCCAACACACCTATCAATTTGCTGCCTTGATAAAGAGGCAAAACAATCTCAGAGTTACTTGCAGCATCACAGGCAATGTGCCCTTCGAATTGATGAACATCTTCTACACGTTCAACAGCATCTTTAGAAAAAGCGCTTCCGCAGACACCACGACCAAACGGAATTCTCACGCATGCTGGTTTTCCCTGAAAGGGACCCAAGACTAACTCTTTACCATCATCAAGATAGAAGCCTAACCAATTAATGCTGTCCAATTCCTGAAACAACAGTGCGCTGATATTTGACAAATTGGCGATAAGATTGGGCTCGTCTTCTATTAGAGCGACAGCTTGGCGAGTTAGAAGCGCGTAGAAATTCGCTTTGTTTTCCATATGTAGACTACTTCCTTAAAGTCGGATGGCCTACGATATGTTGAAACTGTTAGCGATTCAATCGTGGCATTGTCATATGACTGTTTTATCACCAATTACGGGCATTGATTCAGATAGACGGGAATACCGTTTCCAGTATGAGTGTAATGAATTCCGGTTGTTTGGGTATAACAGATTGATTAAGATGCACATTGTATTCGGGATTCACTCAATTGCACATTATGCAGATGAGTAAAGTGACGCTAACCTGCAATAGTCAGTCATCACAGTTAGCTCCCAGGGATTGGGTATATCTAAACCAGTAATTCTATTGAAGGGGAAAGATACGCTATGCATGTACTGAGATGTGCGTCATGCGATCTGTTACTACATGAAATACCCGTTGCTCGAGGCTTTAGCGCTCGCTGCCCGCATTGTGGCACCAGAGTGATTAAGAACTCTTCGATAAGTTTATCCGGTGAGTTAGCTATCGCACTCGCAGCGTTAGTTCTATTTGTCCCTGCCCAGCTTTACCCTTTAGTGACCATTAATCTGTTTGGAGTTCCTTTTTCTACCACAGTGACAAGCGGTAGCATCATCCTATTGGATACCTTCCCTTTTGTTGGCAGTCTGGTCATCTTCTGCGTCGCTATCGCTCCTCTTTCCTTTTTACTCACATTACTTAGCTCAAACCTTGCGCTTTATATCCGTAATGCCAAAGCGCTCAACTACAGCACCAGAGTGCTTAAATACATTCGGCACTGGGTCATGGTTGATGTATTTCTCGTCAGCTTGGCAGTGGGTTGCTTTAAAGTACGTGATTTTGCGGAAGTCAGTGTTGACGCTGGACTTTTAAGCTTCGTCCTACTCCAGATCTTAACCGCTGTTTTGCTATCTCGTGTTTCACCTAAGCGGTACTGGGACGCCTTTGGGGAAACAGACGAAGAGCGTAAAGAATCGATTGAAATTTGTGGACAAGAAAGAGAACTCGCGTCTTGCAAACTTTGTGGATTAACTCAGCCAAGAAACCATGAGCACTGCACCCGCTGTGGCAGCAAGATGGAACACCGCGTCTATCAGAGCATCCAGAAAACTTGGGCGTCACTGCTCGCCGCAGTTGTGTTTATCTTCCCAGCCAACTTCTATCCGATTTCGATTCTGCTGACGAATGGCAAAAGGCTTGAGGACACGATTTTTTCGGGTGTCGCTTCTCTCATTAAGCAGGGAATGTACGGCATCGCCATTATTATCTTCACGGCCAGTATTGTTGTGCCTGTGGCAAAAATCATTTGTCTGGCTTACATCCTGCTATGTATTCACTTCAA
The nucleotide sequence above comes from Grimontia kaedaensis. Encoded proteins:
- a CDS encoding GAF domain-containing protein; this translates as MENKANFYALLTRQAVALIEDEPNLIANLSNISALLFQELDSINWLGFYLDDGKELVLGPFQGKPACVRIPFGRGVCGSAFSKDAVERVEDVHQFEGHIACDAASNSEIVLPLYQGSKLIGVLDIDSPKKARFDQEDETGLTLLVNELQKHL
- a CDS encoding paraquat-inducible protein A produces the protein MHVLRCASCDLLLHEIPVARGFSARCPHCGTRVIKNSSISLSGELAIALAALVLFVPAQLYPLVTINLFGVPFSTTVTSGSIILLDTFPFVGSLVIFCVAIAPLSFLLTLLSSNLALYIRNAKALNYSTRVLKYIRHWVMVDVFLVSLAVGCFKVRDFAEVSVDAGLLSFVLLQILTAVLLSRVSPKRYWDAFGETDEERKESIEICGQERELASCKLCGLTQPRNHEHCTRCGSKMEHRVYQSIQKTWASLLAAVVFIFPANFYPISILLTNGKRLEDTIFSGVASLIKQGMYGIAIIIFTASIVVPVAKIICLAYILLCIHFKVESGRKLRMKLYRFVKWIGKWSMMDLCVIAIMVSLIDRGNLLDFTPGPGAIAFGLVVVLTMIAAESLDSRLIWDKYEQR
- the prc gene encoding carboxy terminal-processing peptidase; protein product: MICRFRFSAIAASFLLAASAQALEANYDAADLPTLVSEPQHETASKRITRRFEKSHYKQFQLDDEFSANVFDRYLETLDFNRLFLTQQEVDALSKWRLTLDEQLRSGDTSAAYDIFNTSLRSRYNRYQYALELLDKEITFEVDEDMVIDRSEQPWAKNEAELNELWRQRVKNDALNLKLAGKTWPEIQETLSKRYNNALKRLTQTKSEDVFQIYLNAFAREVDPHTSYLSPRNAEQFQSEMNLSLEGIGAVLQVEDDFTVIRSLVAGGPASKSKKLSPGDRIIGVGQDKEKVIDVIGWRLDDVVQLIKGPKGSKVLLEILPDSTNAKSYTVTLVRDKIRLEDRAVKSEVIEQDNKKVGVISVPSFYVGLAEDTKKEIAKLKADKVTGLVIDLRNNGGGALSEASALTGLFIENGPVVQVRDSYGRVKVNSDSDNTIYYDGPLTVLINRYSASASEIFAAALQDYGRAVILGEQSFGKGTVQQHRSLNHIYDLFDKPLGHVQYTIQKFYRIDGGSTQHLGVVPDIPFPTAIDPSETGESVEDNALPWDSINPAAYQSTDTISRMVGALDNAHQQRIKQDAEFGFIMSDIAEYKADKDNNVISLNEKARIAEQEEADKKRLVRLNDRQKMLGEKPFKTLDDVPNDYEEPDAYLDEAAAITVDLAKKLNS
- the proQ gene encoding RNA chaperone ProQ — encoded protein: MENTEKLANSKQVIAYIAERFPQCFTLEGEARPLKIGIFQDLAERLADDPKVSKTQLRAALRQYTSSWRYLYGVKAGAIRVDLDGNDCGELEQEHIDHAQTALAESKARAAERRKEQAAKNGDKKSDAKAKRAPKSNKSTANPSKPRPAKSKNTKLDKKPVEPRRELKAEDIVVGKDVNVNMGNGNMPATIVELNKDEVRVRLSNGLTMLVKAEHLSS